In Verrucomicrobiales bacterium, a single genomic region encodes these proteins:
- a CDS encoding YqgE/AlgH family protein, with product MARQPKSLKGSLLLDGGNLHGSLFRRSVVLICQHDPEGAFGLILNKSTGARLGEVLPGNLPDSLKSQPLFSGGPVQPQSLSYLHSDLQLLKPNVMKNLNVGHSLEDLVEIAETNSLTQRLLVFAGYAGWDAGQLDDEMRREAWLTHPASLDLIFSPAPETLWNRVVSKKGWRYRLMAEGPEDLSSN from the coding sequence ATGGCTCGTCAACCCAAGTCACTGAAAGGTTCATTGCTTCTCGACGGAGGCAATCTGCATGGTTCCCTCTTTCGCCGGAGCGTCGTCTTGATCTGTCAGCATGATCCCGAGGGGGCCTTTGGGCTTATTCTCAACAAATCCACCGGTGCCCGGCTCGGCGAGGTGTTACCCGGCAACCTGCCCGACAGCCTCAAATCCCAGCCCCTTTTCAGCGGGGGTCCCGTTCAGCCTCAATCGCTTAGCTACCTTCACAGCGATCTTCAGCTCCTCAAGCCCAATGTGATGAAGAATCTTAATGTTGGGCATAGTCTGGAAGACTTGGTGGAAATCGCCGAAACCAATTCGCTCACCCAGCGGCTTTTGGTCTTTGCGGGGTATGCGGGCTGGGATGCGGGTCAACTGGACGATGAGATGCGCCGGGAGGCCTGGCTTACCCATCCGGCCAGCCTCGACCTGATCTTTTCGCCGGCACCAGAAACATTGTGGAATCGGGTGGTGAGCAAGAAAGGATGGCGCTATCGCCTCATGGCGGAGGGCCCGGAAGACCTCTCCTCGAACTGA